The Pseudomonas fluorescens nucleotide sequence ATCAACTGCAGCAGCGGCTCATAATTGCCTTGGGCATGGGCCTGGCGCAGTTGCAGGTGCACTTCTGGCGGGATCATTGGCCACTCCCCTTGAGCTTGTCGGCAAAATTGAGGCCGCCCTTGATGCCCTTGCCCAGGCGCATGAAGGTGCCCACCACCTGGGCAATCGGCTGCTCGGGATCGTCCTGATAGGCCACGCCACGGGTAAAAATCACATCGCGGGAAACGCGATAACAATAGGCATGGCCGAAGATATCCTTGCCAGCTTCGGCCGGGTGCATGTAGTCAATGCGCAGGTCCAGGGTCGGGCAGACCTCGAACTCAGGCAGCGCGCAGAGGGTGGCCATGCCGCAGGTGGTATCCATCAAGGTGGTCACCGCCCCGCCGTGCACGGCGCCGGTTTGCGGATTGCCGACAATCCTGGTGGAGTAAGGCAGTATCAGGGTCATGCCCTCGGCATCGGCATGATGCACGCGCATCTGCAGTACCTGGCAATGGCGCAAT carries:
- a CDS encoding PaaI family thioesterase, producing MNDTSLLAMAERFLSALRHCQVLQMRVHHADAEGMTLILPYSTRIVGNPQTGAVHGGAVTTLMDTTCGMATLCALPEFEVCPTLDLRIDYMHPAEAGKDIFGHAYCYRVSRDVIFTRGVAYQDDPEQPIAQVVGTFMRLGKGIKGGLNFADKLKGSGQ